The Oryzias latipes chromosome 4, ASM223467v1 genome includes a window with the following:
- the scml2 gene encoding sex comb on midleg-like protein 2 isoform X2 has protein sequence MGKTPLKDQKDEKKEKAGKAAPSPAASPATATDSFSWEQYLKETSSTPAPPGCFRQSRVPPSNDFKVGMKLEAHDPRNSTSVCIATVMGMTGVRLRLRLDGSDNSNDFWRLVDSSDIQPIGTCEKNGDMLQPPLGFRMNASSWPMFLLRTLNGAEMAPVAAFKKEPLRPPQNLFKPGMKLEAVDKKNPYLICPATIGDVRGDEVFVMFDGWRGAFDYWCKYDSRDIFPMGWCSLTKHSLQPPGNSVTLPKSLQVLPSSPSKPSRRSMQSPYRFPTPLPALPVRKGVRGRRPKSETMALLKAVAEAAAAAQNGGVSENTQVLPRVYKKRGPKPGSKRKSKFLQSPGSLPSIQIPQESPPSHGSVVSTVCVYVNKHGICGPYLDRKEMQHLPDHFGPGPVNRVLQQVVQSCIDCAYQPKVLLSALQTDAGGGEIVRVRTDGGIRVIRLPSASSASFVLRFLESMCRHLQCDNLFSSQPFSHCTAYDRNKPVKEETMDAPSVVRGSKRSLSGVSPPYAAPLSPKQLRAEAHPSEAETLPHEENSLTKAQRYMDSASNSMTPRPQTVRSSSEYHSQTGSLYHHSSSFSSSPAELGSPQPLRRVEASSTTGPESLSDLDPLHLPNKNPSCWTIEEVMQFVKHADPTALAPHAELFRKHEIDGKALMLLRSDMIMKYMGLKLGPALKLCHHIERLKQGKL, from the exons AtcaaaaggatgaaaaaaaggaaaaggcggGAAAAGCAGCTCCATCTCCTGCTGCCAGCCCTGCAACTGCTACAG ACTCCTTCAGCTGGGAGCAGTACCTTAAAGAAACATCTTCCACACCTGCTCCACCCGGCTGCTTCCGGCAG TCCAGAGTCCCGCCGTCCAACGACTTCAAAGTGGGAATGAAGCTTGAAGCTCACGACCCCCGTAACTCCACCTCAGTTTGCATCGCCACTGTGATGGGGATGACCGGAGTTCGTCTCCGTCTGCGCCTGGATGGAAGCGACAACAGCAATGACTTCTGGAGACTGGTCGACTCGTCTGACATCCAACCCATCGGCACCTGCGAGAAGAATGGAGATATGCTGCAGCCGCCGCTGG GGTTCCGGATGAACGCCTCCTCCTGGCCCATGTTCCTCCTGAGAACTTTGAACGGAGCAGAGATGGCTCCAGTCGCAGCCTTTAAAAAG GAGCCTCTCAGACCCCCCCAGAATCTTTTTAAGCCCGGCATGAAGCTGGAGGCCGTGGACAAGAAGAACCCCTACCTGATCTGCCCCGCCACCATTGGAGACGTGAGGGGCGATGAGGTGTTTGTCATGTTCGATGGGTGGCGGGGGGCCTTCGACTACTGGTGCAAGTATGACTCCCGGGACATCTTCCCCATGGGCTGGTGTTCCCTCACCAAGCACAGCCTGCAGCCCCCAGGAAACAGTG TGACTCTTCCCAAAAGCCTGCAGGTTCTTCCATCATCGCCCTCCAAACCCAGCAGACGTTCCATGCAGTCCCCGTACAGATTCCCCACGCCTCTGCCCGCTCTGCCCGTCAGGAAAGGAGTACGGGGCCGGAGGCCCAAGAGCGAGACCATGGCTCTGCTCAAAGCTGTGGCAgaggccgccgccgccgcccaGAACGGAGGCGTCTCTGAAAACACACAGGTCCTGCCCCGGGTCTACAAGAAGAGGGGCCCCAAACCTGGAAGCAAG AGAAAGTCTAAGTTTCTCCAAAGCCCGGGATCGTTACCCAGCATCCAGATTCCTCAAGAAAGCCCTCCCAGTCACGGTTCTGTGGTGTCAACAG tgtgtgtgtatgtgaacaAGCACGGAATCTGTGGCCCCTACCTGGACAGGAAGGAGATGCAACATTTGCCGGACCACTTTGGCCCGGGCCCGGTGAACCGCGTGCTCCAGCAGGTGGTCCAGTCGTGCATCGACTGCGCGTACCAGCCGAAAGTCCTGCTCAGCGCCCTGCAGACGGAcgcaggaggaggagagatCGTCAGAG TGAGAACAGACGGCGGCATCCGGGTGATCAGACTGCCGTCAGCCTCCAGTGCTTCCTTCGTGCTGCGCTTCCTGGAAAGCATGTGCCGTCATCTTCAGTGTGACAATCTGTTCAGCAGCCAGCCGTTCAGCCACTGCACTGCTTACGACAGGAACAAACCAG TGAAGGAGGAGACCATGGATGCCCCCTCTGTGGTCCGAGGCAGTAAACGTAGTCTGTCTGGGGTCTCCCCGCCGTACGCAGCCCCCCTGTCTCCTAAACAGTTACGCGCTGAAGCCCACCCATCAGAAG CAGAGACTCTGCCTCATGAGGAGAATAGTTTAACGAAGGCGCAGCGATACATGGACTCTGCCTCCAACTCCATGACGCCTCGACCCCAAACTGTGCGAAGTTCTTCCGAGTACCACTCCCAGACCGGCAGCCTGTACCaccacagcagcagcttctcctccagcCCAGCAGAGCTCGGCTCGCCGCAGCCCCTGAGGCGAGTAGAAG CAAGCTCCACCACAGGACCCGAGTCTCTGTCAGACCTCGACCCTCTGCATCTGCCCAATAAAAACCCCTCCTGCTGGACCATCGAAGAAGTGATGCAGTTTGTCAAACATGCAGACCCCACGGCGTTGGCGCCTCATGCAGAACTGTTTAGAAAACAC GAGATCGACGGGAAAGCTTTGATGCTTCTGCGCAGCGACATGATAATGAAGTACATGGGGCTGAAGCTGGGGCCGGCCCTCAAGTTGTGCCACCACATAGAGCGGCTCAAACAAGGCAAGCTGTAA
- the scml2 gene encoding sex comb on midleg-like protein 2 isoform X1, whose translation MGKTPLKDQKDEKKEKAGKAAPSPAASPATATDSFSWEQYLKETSSTPAPPGCFRQSRVPPSNDFKVGMKLEAHDPRNSTSVCIATVMGMTGVRLRLRLDGSDNSNDFWRLVDSSDIQPIGTCEKNGDMLQPPLGFRMNASSWPMFLLRTLNGAEMAPVAAFKKEPLRPPQNLFKPGMKLEAVDKKNPYLICPATIGDVRGDEVFVMFDGWRGAFDYWCKYDSRDIFPMGWCSLTKHSLQPPGNSVTLPKSLQVLPSSPSKPSRRSMQSPYRFPTPLPALPVRKGVRGRRPKSETMALLKAVAEAAAAAQNGGVSENTQVLPRVYKKRGPKPGSKRKSKFLQSPGSLPSIQIPQESPPSHGSVVSTVCVYVNKHGICGPYLDRKEMQHLPDHFGPGPVNRVLQQVVQSCIDCAYQPKVLLSALQTDAGGGEIVRVRTDGGIRVIRLPSASSASFVLRFLESMCRHLQCDNLFSSQPFSHCTAYDRNKPVKEETMDAPSVVRGSKRSLSGVSPPYAAPLSPKQLRAEAHPSEAETLPHEENSLTKAQRYMDSASNSMTPRPQTVRSSSEYHSQTGSLYHHSSSFSSSPAELGSPQPLRRVEAASSTTGPESLSDLDPLHLPNKNPSCWTIEEVMQFVKHADPTALAPHAELFRKHEIDGKALMLLRSDMIMKYMGLKLGPALKLCHHIERLKQGKL comes from the exons AtcaaaaggatgaaaaaaaggaaaaggcggGAAAAGCAGCTCCATCTCCTGCTGCCAGCCCTGCAACTGCTACAG ACTCCTTCAGCTGGGAGCAGTACCTTAAAGAAACATCTTCCACACCTGCTCCACCCGGCTGCTTCCGGCAG TCCAGAGTCCCGCCGTCCAACGACTTCAAAGTGGGAATGAAGCTTGAAGCTCACGACCCCCGTAACTCCACCTCAGTTTGCATCGCCACTGTGATGGGGATGACCGGAGTTCGTCTCCGTCTGCGCCTGGATGGAAGCGACAACAGCAATGACTTCTGGAGACTGGTCGACTCGTCTGACATCCAACCCATCGGCACCTGCGAGAAGAATGGAGATATGCTGCAGCCGCCGCTGG GGTTCCGGATGAACGCCTCCTCCTGGCCCATGTTCCTCCTGAGAACTTTGAACGGAGCAGAGATGGCTCCAGTCGCAGCCTTTAAAAAG GAGCCTCTCAGACCCCCCCAGAATCTTTTTAAGCCCGGCATGAAGCTGGAGGCCGTGGACAAGAAGAACCCCTACCTGATCTGCCCCGCCACCATTGGAGACGTGAGGGGCGATGAGGTGTTTGTCATGTTCGATGGGTGGCGGGGGGCCTTCGACTACTGGTGCAAGTATGACTCCCGGGACATCTTCCCCATGGGCTGGTGTTCCCTCACCAAGCACAGCCTGCAGCCCCCAGGAAACAGTG TGACTCTTCCCAAAAGCCTGCAGGTTCTTCCATCATCGCCCTCCAAACCCAGCAGACGTTCCATGCAGTCCCCGTACAGATTCCCCACGCCTCTGCCCGCTCTGCCCGTCAGGAAAGGAGTACGGGGCCGGAGGCCCAAGAGCGAGACCATGGCTCTGCTCAAAGCTGTGGCAgaggccgccgccgccgcccaGAACGGAGGCGTCTCTGAAAACACACAGGTCCTGCCCCGGGTCTACAAGAAGAGGGGCCCCAAACCTGGAAGCAAG AGAAAGTCTAAGTTTCTCCAAAGCCCGGGATCGTTACCCAGCATCCAGATTCCTCAAGAAAGCCCTCCCAGTCACGGTTCTGTGGTGTCAACAG tgtgtgtgtatgtgaacaAGCACGGAATCTGTGGCCCCTACCTGGACAGGAAGGAGATGCAACATTTGCCGGACCACTTTGGCCCGGGCCCGGTGAACCGCGTGCTCCAGCAGGTGGTCCAGTCGTGCATCGACTGCGCGTACCAGCCGAAAGTCCTGCTCAGCGCCCTGCAGACGGAcgcaggaggaggagagatCGTCAGAG TGAGAACAGACGGCGGCATCCGGGTGATCAGACTGCCGTCAGCCTCCAGTGCTTCCTTCGTGCTGCGCTTCCTGGAAAGCATGTGCCGTCATCTTCAGTGTGACAATCTGTTCAGCAGCCAGCCGTTCAGCCACTGCACTGCTTACGACAGGAACAAACCAG TGAAGGAGGAGACCATGGATGCCCCCTCTGTGGTCCGAGGCAGTAAACGTAGTCTGTCTGGGGTCTCCCCGCCGTACGCAGCCCCCCTGTCTCCTAAACAGTTACGCGCTGAAGCCCACCCATCAGAAG CAGAGACTCTGCCTCATGAGGAGAATAGTTTAACGAAGGCGCAGCGATACATGGACTCTGCCTCCAACTCCATGACGCCTCGACCCCAAACTGTGCGAAGTTCTTCCGAGTACCACTCCCAGACCGGCAGCCTGTACCaccacagcagcagcttctcctccagcCCAGCAGAGCTCGGCTCGCCGCAGCCCCTGAGGCGAGTAGAAG CAGCAAGCTCCACCACAGGACCCGAGTCTCTGTCAGACCTCGACCCTCTGCATCTGCCCAATAAAAACCCCTCCTGCTGGACCATCGAAGAAGTGATGCAGTTTGTCAAACATGCAGACCCCACGGCGTTGGCGCCTCATGCAGAACTGTTTAGAAAACAC GAGATCGACGGGAAAGCTTTGATGCTTCTGCGCAGCGACATGATAATGAAGTACATGGGGCTGAAGCTGGGGCCGGCCCTCAAGTTGTGCCACCACATAGAGCGGCTCAAACAAGGCAAGCTGTAA
- the scml2 gene encoding sex comb on midleg-like protein 2 isoform X3, translating to MGKTPLKDQKDEKKEKAGKAAPSPAASPATATDSFSWEQYLKETSSTPAPPGCFRQSRVPPSNDFKVGMKLEAHDPRNSTSVCIATVMGMTGVRLRLRLDGSDNSNDFWRLVDSSDIQPIGTCEKNGDMLQPPLGFRMNASSWPMFLLRTLNGAEMAPVAAFKKEPLRPPQNLFKPGMKLEAVDKKNPYLICPATIGDVRGDEVFVMFDGWRGAFDYWCKYDSRDIFPMGWCSLTKHSLQPPGNSVTLPKSLQVLPSSPSKPSRRSMQSPYRFPTPLPALPVRKGVRGRRPKSETMALLKAVAEAAAAAQNGGVSENTQVLPRVYKKRGPKPGSKRKSKFLQSPGSLPSIQIPQESPPSHGSVVSTVCVYVNKHGICGPYLDRKEMQHLPDHFGPGPVNRVLQQVVQSCIDCAYQPKVLLSALQTDAGGGEIVRVRTDGGIRVIRLPSASSASFVLRFLESMCRHLQCDNLFSSQPFSHCTAYDRNKPVKEETMDAPSVVRGSKRSLSGVSPPYAAPLSPKQLRAEAHPSEETLPHEENSLTKAQRYMDSASNSMTPRPQTVRSSSEYHSQTGSLYHHSSSFSSSPAELGSPQPLRRVEAASSTTGPESLSDLDPLHLPNKNPSCWTIEEVMQFVKHADPTALAPHAELFRKHEIDGKALMLLRSDMIMKYMGLKLGPALKLCHHIERLKQGKL from the exons AtcaaaaggatgaaaaaaaggaaaaggcggGAAAAGCAGCTCCATCTCCTGCTGCCAGCCCTGCAACTGCTACAG ACTCCTTCAGCTGGGAGCAGTACCTTAAAGAAACATCTTCCACACCTGCTCCACCCGGCTGCTTCCGGCAG TCCAGAGTCCCGCCGTCCAACGACTTCAAAGTGGGAATGAAGCTTGAAGCTCACGACCCCCGTAACTCCACCTCAGTTTGCATCGCCACTGTGATGGGGATGACCGGAGTTCGTCTCCGTCTGCGCCTGGATGGAAGCGACAACAGCAATGACTTCTGGAGACTGGTCGACTCGTCTGACATCCAACCCATCGGCACCTGCGAGAAGAATGGAGATATGCTGCAGCCGCCGCTGG GGTTCCGGATGAACGCCTCCTCCTGGCCCATGTTCCTCCTGAGAACTTTGAACGGAGCAGAGATGGCTCCAGTCGCAGCCTTTAAAAAG GAGCCTCTCAGACCCCCCCAGAATCTTTTTAAGCCCGGCATGAAGCTGGAGGCCGTGGACAAGAAGAACCCCTACCTGATCTGCCCCGCCACCATTGGAGACGTGAGGGGCGATGAGGTGTTTGTCATGTTCGATGGGTGGCGGGGGGCCTTCGACTACTGGTGCAAGTATGACTCCCGGGACATCTTCCCCATGGGCTGGTGTTCCCTCACCAAGCACAGCCTGCAGCCCCCAGGAAACAGTG TGACTCTTCCCAAAAGCCTGCAGGTTCTTCCATCATCGCCCTCCAAACCCAGCAGACGTTCCATGCAGTCCCCGTACAGATTCCCCACGCCTCTGCCCGCTCTGCCCGTCAGGAAAGGAGTACGGGGCCGGAGGCCCAAGAGCGAGACCATGGCTCTGCTCAAAGCTGTGGCAgaggccgccgccgccgcccaGAACGGAGGCGTCTCTGAAAACACACAGGTCCTGCCCCGGGTCTACAAGAAGAGGGGCCCCAAACCTGGAAGCAAG AGAAAGTCTAAGTTTCTCCAAAGCCCGGGATCGTTACCCAGCATCCAGATTCCTCAAGAAAGCCCTCCCAGTCACGGTTCTGTGGTGTCAACAG tgtgtgtgtatgtgaacaAGCACGGAATCTGTGGCCCCTACCTGGACAGGAAGGAGATGCAACATTTGCCGGACCACTTTGGCCCGGGCCCGGTGAACCGCGTGCTCCAGCAGGTGGTCCAGTCGTGCATCGACTGCGCGTACCAGCCGAAAGTCCTGCTCAGCGCCCTGCAGACGGAcgcaggaggaggagagatCGTCAGAG TGAGAACAGACGGCGGCATCCGGGTGATCAGACTGCCGTCAGCCTCCAGTGCTTCCTTCGTGCTGCGCTTCCTGGAAAGCATGTGCCGTCATCTTCAGTGTGACAATCTGTTCAGCAGCCAGCCGTTCAGCCACTGCACTGCTTACGACAGGAACAAACCAG TGAAGGAGGAGACCATGGATGCCCCCTCTGTGGTCCGAGGCAGTAAACGTAGTCTGTCTGGGGTCTCCCCGCCGTACGCAGCCCCCCTGTCTCCTAAACAGTTACGCGCTGAAGCCCACCCATCAGAAG AGACTCTGCCTCATGAGGAGAATAGTTTAACGAAGGCGCAGCGATACATGGACTCTGCCTCCAACTCCATGACGCCTCGACCCCAAACTGTGCGAAGTTCTTCCGAGTACCACTCCCAGACCGGCAGCCTGTACCaccacagcagcagcttctcctccagcCCAGCAGAGCTCGGCTCGCCGCAGCCCCTGAGGCGAGTAGAAG CAGCAAGCTCCACCACAGGACCCGAGTCTCTGTCAGACCTCGACCCTCTGCATCTGCCCAATAAAAACCCCTCCTGCTGGACCATCGAAGAAGTGATGCAGTTTGTCAAACATGCAGACCCCACGGCGTTGGCGCCTCATGCAGAACTGTTTAGAAAACAC GAGATCGACGGGAAAGCTTTGATGCTTCTGCGCAGCGACATGATAATGAAGTACATGGGGCTGAAGCTGGGGCCGGCCCTCAAGTTGTGCCACCACATAGAGCGGCTCAAACAAGGCAAGCTGTAA